The Edaphobacter sp. 12200R-103 genome contains a region encoding:
- the rfbH gene encoding lipopolysaccharide biosynthesis protein RfbH, with protein MEQRTNSADGINSSGQNKNRQEELREQIRELVAEYHAEAFPQREFAQGSSAVPVSGKVFDAEDIQYAVDASLDFWLTTGRFADQFEREFARVMGVRDARLVNSGSSANLVALSALTSPSLGDRALKPGDEVITVAAGFPTTVNPAIQNNLVPVFVDVQLDTYDIDVLQLEAAVSDKTRAVMIAHTLGNPFDLDAVTAFCRKHHLWLVEDCCDAVGATYKGQGVGTFGDISTASFYPAHHITMGEGGAVMTQKPALTKLIESFRDWGRDCWCAPGKDNTCGKRFEWELGELPCGYDHKYIYSHIGYNLKLSDMQAAVGVSQLKKLPGFIAARRENFKRLYEGLSPLQEFFSLPQATPGSDPSWFGFPIAVKPEGGLKRDQVIRGLDQRKIGTRLLFGGNLLRQPAYLNTKYRKVGELPNTDYVMNNVFWIGVYPGLKDSMIDYIIESFHEIAHGKLRVL; from the coding sequence ATGGAACAGCGGACTAACTCCGCAGATGGAATAAATTCGTCAGGACAGAATAAGAACCGGCAGGAGGAATTGCGCGAGCAGATACGAGAACTGGTCGCGGAATACCACGCAGAAGCCTTCCCGCAGCGCGAATTTGCCCAGGGAAGCTCTGCTGTGCCTGTATCCGGCAAGGTCTTTGACGCTGAGGACATTCAGTACGCTGTCGATGCCTCTCTCGATTTCTGGTTGACAACAGGCCGTTTTGCCGACCAGTTTGAACGTGAGTTCGCCCGTGTGATGGGTGTTCGCGATGCTCGACTCGTAAACTCTGGTTCGTCAGCAAATCTGGTTGCGCTTTCCGCGTTGACCTCGCCAAGCCTCGGAGACCGTGCCCTCAAACCGGGAGATGAGGTTATCACCGTCGCCGCGGGCTTCCCTACAACGGTCAATCCTGCTATTCAGAACAATCTGGTCCCGGTCTTTGTGGACGTCCAGCTCGATACTTACGATATCGATGTCTTACAGTTGGAAGCTGCAGTCTCAGATAAAACTCGTGCAGTCATGATTGCCCATACTCTTGGGAATCCTTTTGATCTGGATGCAGTCACTGCCTTCTGCAGAAAGCATCATCTCTGGCTGGTTGAGGACTGTTGTGATGCTGTAGGGGCAACCTACAAGGGACAGGGCGTCGGCACGTTCGGCGACATCTCTACCGCAAGTTTTTATCCGGCCCACCACATCACCATGGGAGAGGGCGGCGCAGTTATGACGCAAAAGCCTGCGTTGACCAAGCTGATCGAGTCCTTTCGAGACTGGGGACGTGATTGCTGGTGTGCGCCGGGCAAAGATAACACCTGTGGCAAGCGATTCGAATGGGAGCTTGGAGAGCTTCCCTGCGGCTATGACCACAAATACATCTACTCGCACATCGGCTATAACCTGAAACTCTCGGATATGCAGGCTGCTGTGGGCGTCTCGCAGTTGAAGAAGCTTCCGGGCTTCATCGCGGCACGACGCGAGAACTTCAAGCGCCTTTACGAGGGATTGTCGCCTCTACAGGAATTCTTCTCGCTACCCCAGGCGACGCCGGGCTCCGATCCCAGTTGGTTTGGGTTCCCGATCGCTGTAAAACCTGAGGGCGGCCTCAAGCGCGATCAGGTGATCCGCGGCTTGGATCAGCGAAAGATTGGAACACGCCTGCTCTTCGGCGGCAATCTTCTAAGGCAGCCAGCCTATCTCAACACGAAATACCGTAAGGTCGGAGAGCTTCCCAATACGGATTATGTGATGAACAATGTTTTCTGGATTGGTGTGTATCCGGGGTTGAAGGATTCGATGATCGACTACATCATCGAATCCTTCCATGAGATCGCTCATGGGAAGTTGAGAGTTCTCTGA
- a CDS encoding O-antigen polymerase, giving the protein MLPFARNDLNAIVLGRDLGAVVEVVPKVFLITLFGYFTIVLGGELWRLKLGLGIRKMTISVLEIGPACSRMLMASRNFLMLQSMLGLLLQALLLSFYFSQNGFGFDLRQYTLAHPELRPVALLISTYSVVIASHCVARYYDTKERVLLISALALTFGLLFFGSRSNILTIYINFFLCYLILRRSRIGLFRLATTIFVIVLFGLYLGSVRAGKYSLMQFFEVLVALLFYGNTFSDLRDFSWVYSHWNHVSWGGKTYLAAIGAFVPRFASEFRDTWGLGVVTATTVGFDPHVHPGLRPGVFGEGYFNFSWIGVTVIGLMLGVIYKRVDLDVKKALISPHPSMMRAFASTMLLGVAGALAITAGFSGLYILTLIYVFSWVFLQVLHLVAPRQFASTQAS; this is encoded by the coding sequence TTGCTTCCATTTGCAAGAAACGATCTGAATGCAATAGTTCTTGGTCGAGACCTAGGCGCTGTTGTTGAGGTAGTTCCGAAAGTCTTCCTGATCACACTCTTCGGCTACTTCACTATTGTGCTTGGGGGAGAGCTTTGGAGACTCAAACTTGGTCTGGGCATACGAAAGATGACCATCAGTGTTCTGGAGATCGGCCCCGCCTGTTCGAGAATGCTCATGGCATCCAGAAATTTTCTGATGCTGCAGTCGATGCTTGGTCTCCTTCTGCAAGCATTGCTCTTATCTTTCTACTTTTCTCAGAATGGCTTCGGTTTTGATCTCCGGCAATATACGCTTGCGCATCCCGAGTTGCGACCAGTTGCGCTGCTCATCTCAACCTATTCTGTTGTCATAGCCTCCCATTGTGTAGCACGCTACTACGACACCAAAGAAAGAGTGCTCCTGATAAGCGCGTTGGCTCTTACATTTGGCCTGCTCTTTTTCGGTTCTAGGAGCAATATTCTGACAATCTATATAAACTTTTTTCTCTGTTACTTGATATTGCGAAGATCCAGAATAGGCCTTTTCCGGCTAGCGACAACAATTTTCGTTATTGTCCTGTTCGGGCTTTATCTAGGCAGTGTTCGCGCTGGCAAGTATTCCCTTATGCAATTCTTTGAAGTTCTAGTAGCACTTCTTTTTTACGGGAACACATTCTCGGACTTGAGAGATTTCTCCTGGGTTTACTCCCACTGGAACCATGTATCCTGGGGCGGAAAAACCTATCTTGCCGCCATAGGGGCGTTCGTTCCGAGATTTGCTTCTGAATTTAGGGATACATGGGGGCTTGGTGTCGTCACAGCAACAACAGTGGGTTTTGATCCTCATGTTCATCCCGGATTAAGGCCGGGCGTATTTGGAGAAGGCTATTTCAACTTCAGTTGGATTGGCGTAACTGTTATTGGATTGATGCTGGGGGTCATTTATAAAAGGGTTGATCTTGATGTGAAAAAGGCTTTAATCTCTCCTCATCCGTCGATGATGCGTGCGTTTGCCTCGACTATGCTGCTCGGTGTCGCGGGTGCACTAGCAATTACCGCGGGATTTTCCGGACTCTATATTCTGACCCTCATATATGTGTTTTCCTGGGTGTTCCTTCAAGTGTTACATCTTGTCGCACCACGCCAGTTCGCATCCACTCAGGCTAGCTGA
- a CDS encoding lipopolysaccharide biosynthesis protein, with translation MKPENPATESVAIIQVKRWLKEVVGLDRAIVFTIFARVWQSAAGLITIFLIARLLSPVQQGYYYTFVSLVALQIVFELGFSFVIQQMASHERANLTISANYEVGGDPVAHARLASVLQKTVRWYSIAAVLMVGSLIFAGFYFFSHHQRGALDAGWKIPWCCVALAASITFQIDPILAFLEGCGYVANVARLRMGQAVLGSLLAWSALILHHGLYAPAMMITGIATTGIAWLYRRRHFLLSLLRYDPGEHIIQWRTEVWPFQWKIAVSWISSYFIFQLFNPVLFAYRGAVSAGQMGMSLNVASALQTIAISWINTKSAPFGTMIARKQYVELDRIFFRSLRQSVTVCAIGAAILLAALTFINYRNIPFSHRLLPAQDLGLLFFAVIANIVVFAEALYLRAHKQEKFLLNSILTALFVAASTLYLGRLYGARGMIVGYLTTVLVISLGQGTYTFLKYRKIWHAE, from the coding sequence TTGAAGCCAGAGAATCCTGCGACGGAGTCTGTGGCCATAATTCAGGTGAAGAGATGGCTTAAGGAAGTGGTTGGACTGGACCGAGCCATCGTCTTCACGATCTTCGCGCGAGTGTGGCAAAGCGCCGCTGGCCTGATAACGATCTTCCTTATTGCACGGTTGTTGTCACCTGTCCAACAGGGCTATTACTACACCTTCGTGAGCCTCGTCGCGCTCCAGATCGTCTTTGAGCTTGGGTTTTCATTTGTGATTCAGCAGATGGCAAGTCATGAGCGAGCGAATCTGACAATCTCGGCCAACTACGAGGTGGGTGGAGACCCTGTCGCGCATGCGCGACTTGCCTCTGTGCTGCAGAAGACTGTGCGCTGGTATTCGATAGCTGCAGTTCTGATGGTCGGATCGCTGATCTTTGCCGGCTTCTACTTTTTTTCCCATCATCAACGTGGAGCCCTTGACGCCGGTTGGAAGATTCCATGGTGCTGTGTTGCTTTGGCTGCCTCGATTACGTTCCAGATTGATCCGATCCTCGCGTTTCTCGAAGGCTGCGGATATGTTGCAAACGTGGCACGCCTTCGAATGGGACAGGCTGTGCTCGGGAGTTTGCTGGCATGGTCAGCCCTGATCCTCCACCACGGCCTCTACGCACCTGCAATGATGATCACCGGGATAGCAACGACCGGAATTGCCTGGCTCTATCGCCGGAGACATTTTCTACTATCCCTGCTTCGGTATGACCCCGGAGAACATATCATCCAATGGAGGACGGAGGTATGGCCCTTTCAGTGGAAGATCGCGGTCAGCTGGATATCGAGCTATTTCATCTTTCAGCTCTTCAATCCAGTACTGTTTGCCTATAGAGGGGCCGTGAGCGCTGGCCAAATGGGCATGTCTCTCAATGTAGCCTCCGCTCTTCAGACGATTGCAATTTCCTGGATCAATACAAAGTCGGCTCCTTTTGGAACAATGATCGCGCGCAAGCAATATGTCGAACTGGATCGAATCTTTTTCCGATCCCTTCGCCAATCGGTAACGGTTTGCGCTATTGGCGCGGCGATTCTGCTTGCGGCGCTCACTTTTATCAATTACAGGAACATTCCGTTTTCACATCGGCTTCTTCCGGCTCAGGATTTAGGCTTGCTCTTCTTCGCTGTAATCGCCAATATTGTGGTTTTTGCAGAAGCTCTTTATTTGCGAGCTCACAAGCAGGAGAAATTTCTACTGAATTCAATCCTTACGGCCCTCTTCGTAGCCGCTTCGACACTGTACCTTGGGCGACTTTATGGGGCCAGGGGTATGATTGTGGGATACCTGACCACGGTCCTGGTTATAAGCCTGGGACAAGGCACCTATACGTTCCTGAAGTACCGCAAGATCTGGCATGCCGAATAA
- the rfbF gene encoding glucose-1-phosphate cytidylyltransferase — MKAVILAGGLGTRISEETSVRPKPMVEIGGRPILWHILKIYSHYGINDFVVCLGYKGYIIKEFFANYFLHTADVTFHMDQNRMEVHDSMAEPWRVTLIDTGDATQTGGRLKRVGKYVENDGAFCLTYGDGLADIDIRKSIEFHNQHGKLATMSAVQPAGRWGSLDMDGTKITSFREKPAGDGAWINGGFFVLSPKVLDYIQGDETIWERDPLEQLAKEGNLNAYQHSGFWQPMDTLRDKKYLEELWEGGAPPWKKW, encoded by the coding sequence ATGAAGGCCGTTATTCTCGCAGGCGGACTAGGTACAAGAATCAGTGAAGAGACGTCCGTCCGTCCGAAACCTATGGTGGAGATCGGTGGAAGACCGATCCTCTGGCACATTCTCAAAATCTATTCCCATTATGGAATTAATGATTTCGTTGTGTGCCTGGGCTACAAGGGCTACATCATCAAGGAGTTTTTTGCGAATTACTTTCTGCATACTGCAGACGTAACCTTCCATATGGATCAGAACCGCATGGAGGTTCACGACAGTATGGCCGAACCATGGCGCGTCACACTGATCGACACAGGCGACGCTACCCAGACAGGTGGTCGCCTGAAACGTGTAGGAAAGTATGTCGAAAATGACGGCGCATTTTGCCTGACGTATGGCGACGGGCTGGCAGATATTGATATCAGGAAATCCATCGAGTTTCATAACCAACATGGCAAGCTGGCGACGATGAGCGCTGTACAGCCAGCTGGCCGGTGGGGCTCGCTCGACATGGATGGCACAAAGATCACCTCGTTCCGAGAAAAACCCGCCGGAGACGGAGCTTGGATCAACGGGGGTTTCTTCGTTCTCTCGCCCAAAGTCCTGGATTACATTCAGGGAGATGAAACCATCTGGGAGCGAGATCCCCTGGAGCAGCTTGCAAAAGAAGGTAATCTGAATGCTTATCAGCATTCCGGTTTCTGGCAACCGATGGATACCCTGCGCGACAAGAAATATCTTGAGGAACTGTGGGAGGGTGGTGCACCACCGTGGAAGAAATGGTGA
- a CDS encoding glycosyltransferase family 1 protein, with protein MRLIDCRAERYSIAEQVQLPLAIPRETDLFFSPYYTIPLLYRGKLAATVHDMSHMIVDEIVQNRKKRTYARAMFHQLRRRASLIFTVSEFSKSELLRLTTGPREDNIMPTHLGISEDWYTAGQLPSVRSRPYFIYVGNVKPYKNLRRLVNAFLQIKDQVPHDLVIVGQTEGLITGESPEFFERVKRTADRVHLAGLVPQSELFSLVGNATALVMPSLYEGFGLPPVEAMAAGVPALVAQAASLPEVCQDAALYFNPFSENEMAERLVQIAQDEGLRRQLREAGPRQSRRYTWEACSIKTANALLAHL; from the coding sequence ATGCGTTTAATCGACTGCCGCGCTGAACGCTATTCCATCGCCGAGCAGGTTCAACTTCCGCTGGCAATTCCTCGTGAGACGGATCTCTTTTTCTCCCCCTACTACACTATTCCCTTGCTCTATCGGGGGAAGCTTGCGGCCACTGTGCATGACATGAGCCACATGATAGTCGATGAGATCGTCCAGAATCGAAAGAAGCGAACCTACGCCAGGGCCATGTTTCATCAACTGCGCAGAAGAGCATCCCTGATCTTCACTGTTTCCGAGTTCAGTAAGTCAGAGCTTCTGCGCCTGACAACCGGTCCGCGGGAAGACAATATCATGCCAACGCATCTTGGTATCTCCGAAGACTGGTACACGGCAGGCCAGCTTCCGTCGGTTCGTTCTCGTCCATATTTCATCTATGTCGGCAATGTGAAGCCTTATAAGAATTTGCGTCGGCTGGTGAATGCTTTTCTTCAAATCAAAGATCAGGTGCCGCACGATCTTGTCATCGTGGGCCAGACCGAAGGACTGATTACAGGCGAATCACCGGAGTTTTTTGAGCGGGTAAAACGTACAGCCGACCGGGTGCATCTAGCCGGGCTTGTGCCACAATCCGAGCTGTTTTCTCTGGTAGGCAACGCGACCGCGTTGGTCATGCCGTCTCTTTATGAGGGGTTTGGCTTGCCTCCCGTAGAGGCTATGGCGGCTGGAGTTCCGGCCTTGGTTGCGCAAGCGGCTTCTCTTCCCGAGGTATGCCAGGATGCCGCCCTCTACTTCAATCCTTTTTCGGAGAATGAGATGGCGGAGCGTCTCGTCCAGATCGCTCAGGACGAAGGCCTGCGCAGGCAGCTTCGAGAAGCGGGACCGAGGCAGAGCAGGCGCTATACTTGGGAGGCCTGCTCGATAAAGACTGCCAACGCCCTACTCGCGCATCTCTAA
- a CDS encoding Wzz/FepE/Etk N-terminal domain-containing protein, which yields MPAEEEISLLDLLVVLSRNRRFILKTTISVTLIALIATFVLPNKYTASTAILPPQQSSSVGSALMAQLGALGSLASLGGSSMGLKNPNDLQVALLKSQTVEDAMVDRFHLMNLFHATLRSKARKKLESIVAIDSGSKDGIIRISVTQHDPKLAADMANGYVEEFKKYSSGLAVTEASQRRLFFEGQLAEAKDNLAKAEEDLKKTEQRTGLIQLDSQARATIGLVADLRGQIAAKEAQIAAMRTYATDENPELQIAIQQLAGLQAQAKKMGASTESATNSLIPKGNMQEAALEYVRRYRDVKYYETIFELIARQYEIAKVDEAKQGAIIQIVDHATVPDHRSFPSKLIFTLVGIFLGLFIGITYVLAKEGLVRLSHNPAESERIQALREAFPSRGRQKGIG from the coding sequence GTGCCGGCCGAAGAAGAGATCTCTCTGCTGGATCTTCTTGTTGTGCTCTCCCGCAACCGCCGCTTCATCCTGAAGACCACGATCAGCGTTACCCTGATTGCTCTTATCGCAACGTTTGTTCTTCCAAATAAATACACTGCCTCGACAGCGATACTCCCACCACAGCAGAGTAGCTCGGTTGGATCAGCCCTGATGGCTCAATTGGGCGCTCTCGGTTCTCTTGCCAGTCTTGGCGGCAGCAGCATGGGCCTGAAAAATCCTAACGACCTCCAGGTTGCTCTACTTAAAAGCCAGACTGTGGAAGACGCGATGGTGGATCGTTTTCACCTGATGAATCTCTTTCACGCCACGCTACGATCTAAAGCGAGAAAGAAGCTTGAGTCGATTGTTGCGATTGACAGCGGATCAAAGGATGGCATCATCCGCATCTCAGTGACGCAGCACGATCCGAAGCTGGCTGCGGACATGGCAAACGGCTATGTTGAGGAGTTCAAGAAGTATTCTTCGGGGCTGGCAGTTACCGAGGCGTCGCAGCGTCGCTTGTTCTTTGAAGGGCAGTTAGCCGAAGCAAAAGACAACCTCGCAAAGGCGGAAGAAGATCTCAAAAAGACGGAACAACGCACGGGCCTTATCCAGCTAGACAGCCAGGCGCGCGCCACCATAGGCCTGGTGGCTGATCTGCGTGGTCAGATCGCCGCAAAAGAAGCGCAGATTGCCGCAATGCGCACCTACGCGACCGATGAAAATCCAGAGCTGCAGATTGCAATACAACAGTTGGCCGGTCTGCAGGCACAGGCAAAAAAGATGGGCGCCTCTACAGAGAGCGCGACGAACTCCCTGATACCCAAAGGAAATATGCAAGAGGCCGCTCTTGAATACGTGCGGCGGTATCGTGACGTGAAGTATTACGAAACGATCTTTGAGTTGATTGCGCGGCAATATGAGATCGCCAAGGTGGATGAAGCGAAGCAGGGAGCCATCATCCAGATCGTTGATCATGCAACGGTTCCCGATCACCGGTCGTTTCCCTCGAAGCTCATCTTTACTCTTGTAGGAATTTTTCTGGGGCTCTTTATCGGAATCACTTACGTCCTGGCGAAAGAAGGTCTCGTGAGGCTTTCCCACAATCCTGCAGAAAGCGAACGAATCCAGGCTCTTCGAGAGGCTTTCCCTTCCAGAGGCCGACAGAAGGGAATCGGTTAG
- a CDS encoding group 1 glycosyl transferase, whose amino-acid sequence MKRVACTIVSANYLHFAWTLAESFLRYHPDDEFHLLLVDKMPGDFVSRDPRIQVLAIEELGLPAFQSLAFKYDILELNTGVKPSYLKYLFALGADKVIYFDPDIYIFNPVELIYEALDGASIVLTPHILSSTPDKEHVYERDFLGTGVFNLGFVAVAATPQGRSFLDWWEERCLDYCFEDLRSGLFVDQKWINLVPCLFSEIHILRDPGCNVAYWNLHERSLIREGSGYLVNGNATLTFFHYSGYSPSRPDQLSRKLRVPQYIDDTLRTLLLFYGERLHANGADSYQKYAYAYKCFSNGLQISSLARRLYSVSIDQWGDQDPFDANGTFYAAAKKAGLLSKNDQAGQYSTNNLPVDDMRVRTINRMLFALPKIIGGDRYTMLMKYLSFITILRNQRQLLLAGDHQPIT is encoded by the coding sequence ATGAAGCGCGTAGCCTGCACGATTGTTTCAGCCAATTATTTACACTTCGCCTGGACGCTGGCCGAATCGTTTTTACGCTACCATCCGGACGATGAGTTTCATCTGCTTCTCGTCGACAAAATGCCTGGGGATTTTGTTTCCCGCGACCCGAGGATCCAGGTGCTTGCTATCGAGGAACTCGGCCTGCCCGCATTCCAATCCCTTGCATTCAAATACGACATCCTGGAGCTGAATACCGGGGTAAAGCCAAGCTACCTGAAATACCTTTTCGCGCTTGGAGCCGATAAGGTTATTTATTTCGATCCTGATATCTATATCTTTAATCCGGTTGAACTGATTTACGAAGCGCTTGACGGCGCCTCCATTGTGCTCACTCCTCATATACTCTCCTCCACACCCGATAAGGAGCATGTTTATGAGCGGGACTTTTTGGGAACAGGCGTATTCAACTTGGGATTTGTAGCAGTTGCTGCTACTCCCCAGGGACGATCATTTTTGGACTGGTGGGAAGAGCGATGTCTCGATTACTGCTTCGAGGATCTACGGTCAGGTCTCTTTGTCGACCAGAAATGGATCAATCTGGTGCCCTGCCTTTTCAGCGAAATTCATATTCTGCGCGATCCCGGATGCAATGTAGCCTACTGGAATCTGCACGAAAGATCTTTGATCAGGGAAGGCTCCGGTTATCTGGTCAATGGCAATGCGACTCTAACCTTCTTTCATTACAGCGGGTACAGTCCTTCTCGTCCCGATCAGCTTTCCAGAAAGCTACGAGTGCCGCAATATATTGATGACACGCTGAGAACGCTCCTGCTTTTCTATGGTGAGCGGCTCCACGCAAACGGAGCTGATAGCTATCAGAAGTATGCCTATGCATACAAGTGCTTTTCCAACGGATTGCAGATATCTTCGCTTGCCAGAAGGCTGTATTCCGTCAGCATAGATCAATGGGGGGATCAGGATCCTTTCGATGCGAACGGCACATTCTACGCTGCGGCAAAGAAGGCTGGGCTGCTTTCGAAAAATGATCAGGCAGGACAATATAGCACGAATAACCTGCCGGTAGATGACATGCGGGTAAGGACTATCAATCGTATGCTTTTTGCCCTTCCGAAGATCATCGGTGGCGATCGGTACACGATGCTGATGAAATATCTTTCGTTTATAACGATTTTGCGTAATCAGCGACAGCTTCTTTTGGCTGGAGACCATCAGCCAATAACTTAG
- a CDS encoding glycosyltransferase family 2 protein, protein MPNKAPILTIAIPTYNRGNYLARLLESLRPQMEEASYLFNIELLISDNASTDSTSQVVETFCRNSSIACRTFRNQTNLGADRNILQCFSEATGRYVWIIGDDDILLPGALLELLKLLKQEDFDIVHLRAVPLVEGKQTYPRIASLEVTATSNPEVFALKTHIFLTFITGNIIHRERALLLPHEPFSSLIGTSLVQLGWTYTLLRHFRRGAVVANPVLAASSDARGGYALFTVFGTNLKSIGERWLVEPRLVQIVVNGTLQIFFPPFVLGTRRESNAFSEEEAENILSSLFTDNVRYRIFVSPLFHLPQKMARFWLLFNRVVNRVDKTLGNPMLR, encoded by the coding sequence ATGCCGAATAAAGCTCCAATACTCACAATCGCGATTCCAACCTACAATCGCGGCAACTATCTGGCTCGCCTGCTCGAGTCTCTTCGTCCTCAAATGGAAGAAGCAAGTTATCTTTTCAACATAGAGCTGCTGATCTCTGATAACGCTTCCACCGATAGCACATCCCAGGTCGTTGAGACATTCTGCCGTAATAGCAGCATTGCGTGCCGCACCTTTCGCAATCAAACCAACCTTGGCGCGGATCGAAATATTCTGCAGTGCTTCTCTGAGGCGACCGGTAGATATGTCTGGATTATTGGCGACGACGACATCCTTTTGCCCGGCGCGCTTCTGGAGCTTTTGAAACTGCTCAAACAGGAGGACTTCGACATTGTGCATCTTCGGGCTGTTCCGCTCGTCGAAGGCAAGCAGACGTATCCTCGGATCGCTTCTCTTGAAGTAACTGCCACGAGCAATCCTGAGGTATTCGCTCTCAAAACCCATATCTTCCTAACCTTCATTACCGGCAACATCATCCACAGAGAGCGCGCGCTTTTGCTGCCGCATGAACCATTTTCCAGCCTCATAGGCACAAGCCTGGTTCAGCTTGGCTGGACCTACACTCTCCTCCGCCACTTTCGGAGGGGAGCAGTTGTTGCCAATCCCGTGCTCGCAGCGAGTTCCGATGCTCGTGGCGGATATGCTCTTTTTACTGTGTTTGGAACCAATCTCAAGAGCATCGGGGAGAGGTGGCTTGTGGAGCCTCGATTAGTCCAGATTGTAGTGAACGGGACCCTGCAGATCTTTTTCCCTCCCTTTGTTCTGGGTACACGGCGAGAGTCGAATGCATTTTCCGAGGAGGAGGCAGAGAACATTCTTTCCTCTCTCTTTACAGACAACGTCCGTTACCGGATCTTCGTCTCTCCCCTTTTTCATCTTCCCCAAAAGATGGCGCGCTTCTGGCTCCTATTCAATCGCGTCGTCAATCGAGTCGATAAAACTTTGGGCAATCCGATGTTGCGATAG
- the rfbG gene encoding CDP-glucose 4,6-dehydratase, with amino-acid sequence MVNAVSNSAWKGRRVFLTGHTGFKGSWLTLWLHQLGATVCGYSLAPPSQPSLFEVARIGKLVHHVEGDVCDQQRLQRAMQEFSPSLVLHLAAQSLVRRSYAEPALTYATNVMGTVNVLESIRHTDSVKAAVMITTDKCYENREWQWGYRENDRLGGHDPYSNSKACAELVSSAYRDSFFPADDLQSHGVAIATARAGNVIGGGDWACDRLIPDLMRGFSLNEKVLIRNPNAIRPWQHVLEPLRGYLQLAEKLLAGKRDFATAWNFGPSEEDARPVKWIVEEIARKWSPTASWMLDEGPHPHEATYLKLDCARARNLLGWNPALGLSDALQLIVEWYKQWQAGSDMQKITLDQIAAYQQLSTGRR; translated from the coding sequence ATGGTGAACGCAGTTTCAAATTCGGCCTGGAAGGGTCGCCGTGTATTTCTCACGGGACATACAGGCTTTAAAGGAAGCTGGCTTACCCTTTGGTTGCACCAGCTGGGCGCGACGGTTTGCGGGTATTCCCTCGCACCTCCTAGTCAGCCAAGCCTGTTTGAAGTGGCACGAATTGGGAAGCTGGTACATCACGTGGAGGGGGATGTCTGCGACCAGCAAAGACTCCAGCGTGCGATGCAGGAGTTTTCTCCTAGCCTTGTCCTGCACCTGGCGGCACAATCCCTGGTCCGGCGTTCGTATGCTGAACCCGCGCTGACATACGCGACCAACGTAATGGGCACGGTCAATGTTCTTGAGAGTATTCGACATACAGACTCGGTAAAGGCTGCGGTCATGATTACCACCGATAAATGCTATGAGAACCGCGAATGGCAGTGGGGGTATCGGGAAAATGATCGACTTGGCGGCCACGATCCTTACAGCAACAGTAAGGCATGTGCCGAATTGGTAAGCTCCGCTTACCGCGACTCCTTCTTTCCGGCTGATGATCTGCAATCCCACGGAGTTGCTATCGCGACCGCTCGCGCGGGCAATGTCATTGGAGGGGGTGACTGGGCATGCGATCGTCTCATCCCCGACCTGATGCGAGGGTTCTCCTTGAACGAAAAGGTTCTTATTCGAAACCCAAACGCGATTCGTCCTTGGCAACACGTTCTGGAACCTCTGCGCGGCTATCTTCAGCTTGCGGAAAAACTCCTTGCAGGAAAAAGAGATTTTGCCACGGCCTGGAACTTTGGCCCGAGCGAAGAAGACGCCAGGCCAGTAAAGTGGATTGTTGAGGAGATTGCCAGGAAATGGTCGCCTACTGCGTCATGGATGCTGGACGAGGGACCACATCCTCACGAGGCGACTTACCTCAAGCTCGATTGCGCGCGCGCAAGAAATCTCCTCGGCTGGAATCCAGCCCTGGGGCTCTCAGACGCTCTTCAACTCATCGTAGAATGGTATAAGCAGTGGCAGGCTGGAAGTGACATGCAGAAGATCACTCTCGACCAGATCGCAGCCTATCAACAGCTTAGTACCGGGCGTCGATAG